Proteins encoded within one genomic window of Sphingomonas cannabina:
- the apnL gene encoding D-apionate lactonase, whose protein sequence is MSTRAEQLYGTDELEPTPLRLAIGPLSFELVNGNVRAIRVGGTEVLRGIQYLVRDRDWGTLSPAITDLAVTEHGDRITITYRASVRDPDGARLDYQATIHATGTSLEFAVEAAAQDDFTTNRLGFCVLHPAGLAGAPLTVEHGDGSIERSAFPTLIEPWQPFTDIRALIHRQDGATIACRLDGDTFEMEDQRNWSDASYKTYVRPLARPWPYMVPAGTADRQSVTIAIEGSLSPAAQASGPVTIALDNPVGAMPRIGLVVTAAQAAATLAEAEALRSIAPQDLLLTFEAHAGHGAAEMQALAEARIVDARITLECVVAAAGDLDAELGTIAELVGDAGLELDAISIFPAPDLQSTPPGSEWPACPPLEQVYAAARRAFPGVTLGGGMFGYFTELNRKRPPLAPLDYVTHATCPIVHAADDRSVMQTLEAIPHIVRSARAIIGDKPYRLGPSTIGMRQNPYGSRTMDNPDRRRIPMAQADPRQDGRFAAAWTLGYVAASEAAGLDTLTLGALTGPFGLLGDDGPRPVFATVKELAALAGSPRRACRSSAPDRVLAVATDRAVLLANLTAEPCEVRIDGTARRLTLGAYETANVSVA, encoded by the coding sequence ATGTCGACCCGCGCTGAGCAGCTCTACGGCACCGACGAGCTCGAGCCGACACCGCTGCGGCTGGCAATCGGGCCACTGTCGTTCGAGCTGGTCAACGGCAATGTCCGCGCGATCCGCGTCGGCGGGACGGAAGTGCTGCGCGGCATCCAGTATCTCGTGCGCGACCGCGACTGGGGCACGCTGAGCCCCGCGATCACCGATCTCGCGGTGACGGAACATGGCGACCGCATCACCATCACCTATCGTGCGTCGGTGCGCGACCCCGATGGCGCGAGGCTGGATTATCAGGCGACGATCCACGCCACCGGCACTAGCCTGGAATTCGCCGTGGAGGCTGCGGCGCAGGACGACTTCACCACCAATCGCCTTGGCTTCTGCGTGCTGCACCCGGCCGGCCTCGCGGGTGCCCCGCTGACGGTCGAGCACGGCGACGGCAGCATCGAACGATCGGCCTTTCCGACGCTGATCGAGCCGTGGCAGCCCTTCACCGATATCCGCGCGCTGATCCATCGCCAGGATGGCGCGACGATCGCCTGCCGCCTCGACGGCGACACCTTCGAGATGGAGGACCAGCGCAACTGGTCCGACGCCTCGTACAAGACCTACGTTCGTCCGCTCGCGCGGCCCTGGCCTTATATGGTGCCCGCCGGCACGGCCGATCGCCAGTCGGTGACGATCGCCATCGAGGGATCGCTATCGCCGGCGGCGCAAGCGAGCGGCCCGGTCACGATCGCACTCGACAATCCGGTCGGTGCGATGCCGCGCATCGGCCTGGTGGTCACCGCCGCTCAAGCCGCCGCCACGCTCGCCGAAGCTGAGGCATTACGGTCGATCGCCCCGCAGGACCTGCTGCTGACCTTCGAAGCCCACGCCGGACATGGCGCCGCCGAGATGCAGGCACTGGCGGAGGCCCGCATCGTCGATGCCCGCATCACGCTCGAATGCGTCGTCGCCGCTGCTGGCGATCTCGACGCGGAGCTCGGCACGATCGCGGAGCTTGTCGGCGATGCCGGGCTCGAGCTCGATGCCATATCGATCTTCCCCGCTCCCGACCTGCAATCGACGCCGCCCGGCAGCGAATGGCCCGCCTGCCCGCCGCTGGAGCAGGTCTACGCCGCCGCCCGCCGCGCCTTTCCCGGCGTCACGCTCGGCGGCGGCATGTTCGGCTATTTCACCGAGCTCAACCGCAAGCGCCCGCCGCTCGCGCCGCTCGACTATGTGACACACGCCACCTGCCCGATCGTCCACGCCGCCGACGACCGCAGCGTCATGCAGACGCTGGAGGCCATTCCTCACATCGTGCGCTCCGCCCGCGCGATCATCGGCGACAAGCCCTATCGGTTGGGTCCGAGCACGATCGGCATGCGCCAGAACCCTTATGGCTCGCGGACGATGGACAACCCCGATCGCCGCCGCATCCCGATGGCCCAGGCCGACCCGCGTCAGGACGGCCGCTTCGCCGCCGCCTGGACGCTCGGCTATGTCGCGGCGAGCGAGGCAGCCGGGCTCGACACGCTGACGCTCGGCGCGCTGACCGGCCCGTTCGGGCTGCTCGGCGATGACGGCCCGCGCCCTGTGTTCGCGACGGTGAAGGAGCTTGCCGCGCTGGCCGGATCGCCGCGGCGGGCGTGCCGCTCGTCGGCCCCGGACCGGGTCCTGGCAGTCGCCACGGACCGCGCGGTCCTGCTCGCCAACCTTACCGCAGAACCATGCGAGGTCCGCATCGACGGCACCGCGCGCCGGCTCACGCTCGGCGCCTATGAGACGGCGAACGTCTCCGTCGCCTAG
- a CDS encoding transcriptional regulator NanR — protein MAVTPPDNETIVRRKLADEVFDRLKAMIVSGERGPGESLPSERELMTRFGVGRPAIREAMQALANLGLVTISHGERARVREITAQAAIRQIDTVAQLLLSASPESLENLKEARSFFERGMVRKAAELASGDDVAELREIVERQRSVAGDAAAFVRVDMGFHTRIARITGNPIYSAVSEGMLSWLQQYHAHMLIWQGQSERTLAEHGEIIDRIAAHDPEGAEQAMVRHLERSNHLYAHTRDVEASG, from the coding sequence GTGGCCGTGACACCTCCGGACAACGAAACCATCGTCAGGCGCAAGCTTGCGGACGAAGTCTTCGACAGGCTGAAGGCGATGATCGTCAGCGGCGAGCGCGGTCCCGGCGAGAGCCTGCCGTCGGAGCGCGAGCTGATGACGCGCTTCGGCGTCGGCCGCCCTGCGATCCGGGAGGCGATGCAGGCGCTCGCCAATCTCGGGCTGGTGACGATCAGCCACGGCGAGCGCGCGCGGGTGCGCGAGATCACCGCGCAGGCGGCGATCCGTCAGATCGATACGGTGGCGCAGCTGCTGCTGTCGGCCTCGCCGGAATCGCTGGAGAATCTGAAGGAGGCGCGCAGCTTTTTCGAGCGCGGGATGGTGCGCAAGGCGGCCGAGCTGGCGAGCGGCGACGACGTCGCCGAGCTGCGCGAGATCGTCGAGCGGCAGCGATCGGTCGCGGGCGATGCGGCGGCGTTCGTGCGGGTCGACATGGGCTTCCACACCCGTATCGCCCGGATCACCGGCAACCCGATCTACAGCGCGGTGAGCGAAGGGATGCTGAGCTGGCTGCAGCAATACCACGCCCATATGCTGATCTGGCAGGGCCAGAGCGAGCGCACGCTGGCCGAGCATGGCGAGATCATCGATCGCATCGCGGCGCATGATCCCGAAGGGGCGGAGCAGGCGATGGTGCGGCATCTGGAACGCTCGAACCACCTCTATGCGCATACGAGGGACGTCGAGGCGTCCGGCTAG